One segment of Salvia splendens isolate huo1 chromosome 20, SspV2, whole genome shotgun sequence DNA contains the following:
- the LOC121781406 gene encoding protein FAR1-RELATED SEQUENCE 5-like: MGSAPKLIITDQDPAMRGAIEQVMSNTRHRWCMWHIMVKLADKVGKDLRADERFKKELNSCVWSELIEPHEFEAAWNEVMNKYGLTGVGWFRKMFATRKMWVPAYFRDFPMSSLIKTTSVSESQNMFFKRYGNSTANLVQFIMNFNHALDAQRNNSAKHDYLDSTTIPILKTKLLFEKHASTIFTENAFKSIQEEMADASSNCGMKGMSTEDDIQYYEVDDLYEKTWTVTFCADDDSYQCSCKLFERIGKICSHIFFILKNNHVKLIPDTLFGGRWLKTPLMKATHGVLSKEDMTYAFADEKKMAIKKLYSSFFELVQAVESDIEKIHAATALIDDAKKGLFSGDVVMSAFDKKKMIESFYGCEKPEEVDVHPPEYVNTKGCGSTAAARLISKKEKAIQLSKKPQRRCAKCKEMGHHDSRNCTRVKEKEKELRQSQRKEKRRRKSQS, translated from the coding sequence ATGGGTTCAGCTCCTAAGCTCATCATAACCGATCAAGATCCAGCCATGAGAGGTGCTATTGAGCAGGTAATGTCAAATACTAGACACAGGTGGTGTATGTGGCACATTATGGTTAAGCTTGCTGATAAAGTGGGTAAGGATCTTAGAGCTGATGAACGGTTTAAGAAGGAATTAAATTCTTGTGTTTGGTCAGAGTTGATAGAACCTCACGAGTTTGAAGCTGCGTGGAATGAAGTCATGAACAAATATGGGTTGACGGGTGTAGGTTGGTTTAGAAAAATGTTTGCAACAAGAAAAATGTGGGTCCCTGCTTACTTTAGGGACTTCCCAATGAGTTCATTGATAAAAACAACTTCCGTTTCAGAATCACAGAATATGTTTTTCAAAAGATACGGCAATTCTACAGCGAATCTTGTTCAGTTCATCATGAATTTCAATCATGCATTGGATGCCCAAAGAAACAATAGTGCGAAGCATGATTACTTGGACTCGACAACCATCCCCATTTTGAAGACGAAGTTGTTATTTGAGAAACATGCTTCGACCATCTTCACTGAGAATGCTTTCAAATCAATTCAAGAGGAGATGGCTGACGCATCCTCTAACTGTGGTATGAAAGGGATGTCCACGGAGGACGATATTCAGTACTACGAGGTTGATGATCTATATGAGAAGACATGGACTGTCACATTCTGTGCAGATGACGATTCATACCAATGCAGCTGTAAATTGTTTGAGAGGATTGGAAAGATATGTAGTCACATATTTTTCATACTTAAAAACAACCACGTGAAGCTGATCCCTGACACCTTATTTGGAGGTCGATGGTTGAAGACACCACTAATGAAGGCTACACATGGTGTTTTATCTAAGGAGGACATGACATACGCATTTGCAGATGAGAAGAAAATGGCGATAAAGAAGTTGTATTCTTCCTTTTTTGAGTTGGTGCAAGCCGTGGAAAGCGACATTGAAAAAATTCATGCTGCCACTGCCCTCATTGATGATGCCAAAAAAGGTTTGTTCAGTGGAGATGTCGTAATGTCGGCCTTTGACAAGAAGAAGATGATTGAGAGCTTTTATGGCTGTGAGAAGCCGGAAGAAGTCGACGTTCATCCTCCTGAATATGTGAATACAAAAGGTTGCGGCAGTACTGCTGCAGCTAGGTTGATTTCAAAGAAGGAGAAAGCCATTCAGCTGTCAAAAAAACCTCAACGTCGTTGCGCAAAGTGCAAAGAGATGGGGCACCATGACTCGCGGAACTGCACCAGagtcaaagaaaaagaaaaggagctGCGCCAGagtcaaagaaaagaaaaacgtCGTAGAAAGTCTCAAAGTTAA
- the LOC121781407 gene encoding protein FAR1-RELATED SEQUENCE 5-like — protein sequence MPINQTPMSDVAPIQDYPVEMPINHTPSSPEDISFDASSPITDDIVESEGTHTPVCSDEIKPFIGQRFLKLEDATEFYNNYARFGGFDSRRNGSKKSGDVFTWLYMVCSRECERKINEEGFTPKRKRSTKKCSCPARISFKFAGSLGYVVNDFVEGHNHEMVQAEHKHFMRLNRSLDLVHQKFIIDCANANIGPTLSYRLLKELLGGYESVGCTVGEVRNFTRDVRRYADGFDVQMLLNEMQKKKDNCEGFTFEYEKDSGERLTRLFWCDAYSKMSYHMFGDIVAFDTTYSTNRSNDCNFLM from the exons ATGCCAATCAATCAGACACCCATGTCAGACGTTGCACCTATACAAGACTATCCTGTCGAGATGCCAATCAATCATACACCGTCATCTCCGGAAGACATATCCTTCGATGCTTCATCACCCATAACTGACGACATAGTTGAGTCTGAAG GAACACACACGCCAGTTTGCTCTGACGAAATTAAACCATTTATTGGCCAAAGATTTCTCAAATTGGAAGACGCTACTGAGTTTTACAACAATTATGCTCGATTTGGTGGATTTGATTCACGTAGAAACGGTTCTAAAAAGTCAGGTGATGTGTTCACTTGGCTTTATATGGTATGCTCGAGAGAATGCGAAAGGAAAATTAATGAGGAAGGTTTCACTCCAAAACGCAAACGGTCTACGAAGAAGTGCAGTTGTCCGGCAAGGATTTCCTTCAAATTTGCTGGTTCGTTGGGTTATGTTGTTAATGATTTCGTAGAAGGACATAACCATGAGATGGTTCAAGCTGAACATAAGCACTTCATGAGGTTGAATCGTTCGTTGGATTTAGTGCATCAAAAATTTATAATTGATTGTGCCAATGCAAATATTGGGCCTACACTTAGTTATAGATTATTGAAGGAGCTGCTCGGTGGATACGAATCAGTTGGATGTACTGTTGGTGAAGTTAGGAATTTCACGCGTGATGTCAGAAGGTATGCCGACGGATTTGATGTTCAAATGTTACTAAATGAAATGCAGAAAAAGAAAGATAATTGTGAGGGATTTACGTTTGAATACGAAAAAGATTCTGGAGAAAGACTCACGCGACTATTTTGGTGTGATGCTTATTCGAAGATGAGTTATCACATGTTTGGTGATATCGTCGCTTTTGATACAACATATTCGACTAACAG GAGTAATGATTGCAACTTTCTAATGTAA
- the LOC121781408 gene encoding adenylate kinase, chloroplastic-like: protein MNIKLPSLSLRLNQNPSKTHFRKSKAVPGLLIVACGEKVEPLRVMISGAPASGKGTQCELITKKYNLVHVAAGDLLRAEVAAGTEHGKRAKRTHLRCWLQMVKERLSRQDSQEHGWLLDGYPRSESQATSLKKFGFVPDIFILLEILVKRVVGRRLDPVTGKIYHLKYYPPETEEIAARLTQRFDDTEEKVKLCLHTHNSNVESVLSLYNDQIVKVDGTLPKEEVFSLIDRALTELLAKKEAALGSLAA from the exons ATGAACATCAAA CTCCCCTCTTTGTCTCTTCGTTTGAATCAAAATCCATCAAAAACCCATTTCAGGAAATCCAAAGCTGTTCCAGGTTTACTG ATTGTTGCTTGTGGTGAAAAGGTGGAGCCTTTGAGGGTAATGATATCAGGAGCCCCTGCTTCTGGGAAAGGAACTCAATGTGAACTCATTACTAAAAAG TATAATTTGGTGCACGTTGCAGCAGGAGATCTTCTCCGGGCTGAAgttgctgcagggactgaacacgGGAAGCGTGCTAAACGAACTCACCTTCGTTGCTGGTTGCAGATGGTTAAAGAGCGGTTGTCACGGCAAGATTCTCAGGAGCACGGCTGGCTTCTTGATGGATATCCGAGGAGCGAGTCCCAAGCTACCTCTCTCAAGAAATTCGGTTTCGTTCCAGATATCTTCATTCTTCTTGAA ATCCTCGTTAAAAGAGTTGTCGGCCGCAGACTAGATCCGGTCACCGGGAAAATATACCATCTCAAATACTATCCCCCGGAAACGGAAGAAATCGCTGCACGACTCACTCAACGCTTCGACGACACTGAAGAAAAG GTTAAACTGTGTTTGCACACTCACAACAGCAACGTGGAGTCTGTGCTTTCGTTATACAACGACCAAATAGTCAAG GTGGACGGAACCCTCCCTAAAGAGGAGGTGTTCTCACTAATCGACCGAGCTTTGACAGAGCTTCTCGCGAAGAAGGAAGCCGCCTTGGGCTCACTGGCTGCATAA
- the LOC121782245 gene encoding receptor protein-tyrosine kinase CEPR2-like, with product MIKLTKSKFSLQILTVFLISLSCLEPSQCLKSEVEALLEFKKLIIDPLSHLESWRDSDSDSPCRFYGIHCDQEMVTGISLDNLSLSGQISPSLSALPGLTFLVLTSHSLTGPLPAELSKCSSLKVLNVSGNYLSGSVPDLSMLTSLEALDISLNSFTGPFPGWVGSLTGLVSLVLGQNTYDEGEIPPTIGKLKKLQWLFLANSSLKGEIPESIFELEALGTLDICVNKITGRLPASIAKMRSLFKIELYTNYLTGEIPAEVANLTDLEEFDVSNNLMYGVIPKEIGRLKKLTVFHLFNNNFSGEIPSGFGEMQHLKAFSIYKNAFIGVFPENLGRFSALNSIDISENRFSGPFPKYLCEGKNLQNLLALGNDFSGEFPDSYGDCSPLQRLRISQNRLNGSIVDRVWALPNVQVMDFSDNGFTGRVSPSIGASLQLTELMLSNNRFSGELPQELGRLGLMERIYLDNNNFSGGIPSQLGALKQITSLHLEGNALSGSVPAELANCPRLVDLNLASNQLSGGIPRSFSNMASLNSLNLSRNQLTGRIPEDFERMRLSSVDLSYNRLSGSVAPYFMVVAGDKALIGNAGLCLDEDEEGKKRKFKDSALPVCVHQGNGHKSFTRSKLAVLCIVLVALVVFLVGLLFVSYRNFKKGERMRDEKGALGPWKLESFQKVEFDADDIHGVDEDNLIGSGSTGKVYRLDLSKGCGTVAVKQLWRGNGVKLMAAEMEILGKIRHRNILKLYACLMKEGSNFLVFEYMSNGNLFQALHREIKPGKPELDWYQRYKIAVGAAKGIAYLHHDCSPAIVHRDIKSTNILLDEDHEAKVADFGVAKVADPSSPKGSEWSNFAGTHGYFAPEMAYSLKVTEKCDVYSFGVVLLELVTGRRPVEEEYGDGKDLVYWVSTHLGSREDVIKVLDRKAVPEPVQDDAIKVLKIATLCTTKLPNLRPSMKEVVKMLVDAEPGAGLRSPDSVGRSEKGVCLDHF from the exons atgATCAAACTAACTAAATCCAAATTTTCCCTCCAAATCCTAACTGTTTTCTTGATCTCATTATCTTGCTTGGAGCCTTCCCAATGCCTGAAATCAGAGGTGGAAGCCTTGTTAGAATTCAAGAAATTGATCATTGATCCATTAAGCCACTTGGAATCATGGAgagattcagattcagattccCCTTGCAGATTCTATGGAATCCACTGTGATCAAGAAATGGTGACTGGGATCTCCCTGGACAATCTCTCCCTCTCGGGGCAGATATCGCCGTCTCTGTCCGCCCTTCCTGGCCTCACGTTCCTCGTCCTCACGTCTCACTCGCTAACGGGGCCTCTCCCGGCCGAGCTGAGCAAGTGCTCAAGCCTCAAAGTCCTAAATGTCTCTGGCAACTACTTGAGTGGAAGTGTTCCTGATCTCTCAATGCTGACCAGCTTGGAAGCGCTCGATATCTCGCTTAACTCGTTCACTGGGCCGTTCCCGGGCTGGGTCGGGAGCCTGACCGGCCTAGTGTCGTTAGTCCTCGGCCAGAACACCTACGACGAGGGAGAGATTCCTCCCACCATTGGCAAACTGAAGAAGTTGCAATGGCTCTTCTTGGCTAACTCGAGCTTGAAGGGAGAGATCCCCGAGTCCATCTTCGAGCTGGAGGCGTTAGGCACGTTGGATATTTGTGTAAACAAGATAACGGGAAGGCTTCCGGCTTCCATTGCCAAGATGAGGAGTTTGTTCAAGATTGAGTTGTATACGAACTATCTCACAGGAGAAATCCCGGCTGAGGTGGCTAATCTGACCGATCTCGAGGAGTTTGATGTGTCAAACAATCTAATGTATGGTGTGATCCCAAAGGAGATTGGGAGGTTGAAGAAACTAACTGTTTTTCACTTGTTCAATAACAACTTTTCAGGGGAGATTCCCTCTGGTTTCGGAGAAATGCAGCATCTCAAGGCGTTCTCCATCTACAAGAACGCGTTCATAGGCGTTTTCCCGGAGAATCTAGGCCGTTTCTCAGCGTTGAACAGCATAGACATATCCGAAAACAGATTCTCCGGTCCGTTTCCTAAGTACTTGTGTGAAGGGAAGAATCTTCAGAACTTGCTTGCGTTGGGGAATGATTTCTCCGGGGAGTTTCCGGATAGTTATGGGGATTGTAGCCCTCTGCAGAGGCTCAGGATCAGCCAGAACCGGCTCAACGGGTCGATTGTAGACAGGGTATGGGCGCTTCCGAATGTGCAAGTCATGGACTTCAGTGATAATGGCTTCACGGGGAGGGTATCACCGAGCATTGGGGCGTCGCTGCAGCTGACAGAGCTAATGCTGTCGAACAACAGATTCTCGGGAGAGCTGCCTCAAGAGCTCGGCCGTCTTGGCCTAATGGAGCGTATCTACTTGGACAACAACAACTTCTCCGGTGGGATTCCATCGCAGCTTGGGGCGTTGAAGCAGATCACGTCGTTGCATTTGGAAGGGAACGCCTTGTCCGGATCCGTGCCAGCAGAGTTGGCTAACTGCCCTAGGTTGGTGGACTTGAATCTTGCTTCGAATCAGCTGAGTGGTGGGATTCCGAGGAGCTTCTCGAACATGGCCTCGTTGAACTCGTTGAACCTCTCGAGGAACCAGCTCACGGGGAGGATTCCAGAGGACTTCGAGAGGATGAGGCTCTCGTCTGTTGATCTATCGTACAACCGTTTGTCAGGGAGTGTGGCTCCTTATTTCATGGTCGTGGCCGGTGACAAGGCGCTCATTGGGAATGCCGGCCTATGCTTAGACGAGGACGAGGaggggaagaagaggaagtTCAAGGACTCTGCCTTGCCTGTCTGTGTTCATCAAGGAAATGGCCACAAGAGCTTTACTAGGAGCAAGCTAGCAGTGTTGTGCATCGTACTAGTCGCCCTCGTTGTGTTCCTAGTCGGGCTTTTGTTCGTGAGCTATAGGAACTTCAAGAAAGGCGAGCGGATGAGAGACGAGAAGGGCGCACTCGGCCCTTGGAAGCTCGAGAGCTTCCAGAAAGTGGAGTTTGATGCGGATGATATACATGGTGTGGATGAGGACAACTTGATCGGGAGCGGGAGCACCGGGAAGGTGTATCGCCTCGACTTGAGCAAGGGTTGCGGAACCGTGGCTGTGAAGCAGCTGTGGAGGGGCAATGGGGTGAAGCTCATGGCTGCAGAGATGGAGATTCTTGGGAAGATTAGGCATAGGAATATACTCAAGTTGTATGCTTGTTTGATGAAAGAAGGCTCGAATTTCTTGGTTTTCGAGTACATGTCGAATGGGAACTTGTTTCAAGCGTTGCACCGGGAGATCAAGCCCGGGAAGCCGGAGCTGGATTGGTATCAAAGGTACAAGATCGCGGTCGGGGCTGCAAAAGGGATTGCCTACTTGCACCACGACTGCAGCCCGGCTATCGTCCACAGAGACATCAAGTCGACAAACATACTTCTTGATGAGGATCACGAGGCCAAAGTTGCTGATTTTGGCGTTGCGAAGGTGGCTGATCCGTCCTCTCCGAAGGGGTCCGAGTGGAGTAACTTTGCCGGGACACACGGTTATTTTGCACCGG AGATGGCCTATTCGCTCAAGGTGACGGAGAAGTGCGACGTGTACAGCTTCGGGGTCGTGCTGCTGGAGCTCGTGACGGGGAGAAGGCCGGTGGAGGAGGAGTACGGGGACGGGAAGGACTTGGTGTATTGGGTTTCGACTCATCTCGGCAGCAGGGAGGATGTGATCAAGGTTCTTGATCGAAAGGCGGTGCCTGAGCCCGTGCAAGACGACGCTATCAAGGTATTGAAGATCGCGACGCTGTGCACGACAAAGCTCCCGAATCTGCGTCCGAGCATGAAGGAGGTGGTCAAGATGCTGGTGGATGCTGAGCCTGGGGCTGGCTTGAGGTCTCCAGATAGTGTGGGGAGGAGTGAAAAAGGGGTGTGTTTAGACCATTTTTGA